A DNA window from Camelina sativa cultivar DH55 chromosome 17, Cs, whole genome shotgun sequence contains the following coding sequences:
- the LOC104755368 gene encoding F-box protein At1g61340-like, translated as MALGKKKVGDVKVKSSSNSNGNVFGTEGGVGLGLDFVKYNKRGLARKRLLISGSKVRDSTKNHEEGLVKSSGKLEALPQDILVRIICGVEHEDLKQLFNVSKTIREATLIAKKWHFEYTTPRKTLFSRRSGLESMIEGDKIKAPLQKKYGFSRILCHKKVSKISMALFK; from the exons ATGGCATTGGGGAAGAAGAAAGTAGGTGACGTGAAGgtgaaatcatcatcaaactcaaatGGAAACGTATTTGGTACTGAGGGAGGAGTAGGGCTAGGGTTAGACTTTGTTAAGTACAATAAGAGAGGATTAGCGAGGAAGAGGTTACTGATTTCAGGCAGCAAGGTTCGGGATTCTACTAAAAACCACGAAGAAGGATTGGTGAAAAGTAGTGGAAAACTTGAAGCTCTACCTCAAGATATTTTG GTAAGGATTATATGTGGAGTGGAGCATGAAGACTTGAAGCAATTGTTTAATGTGTCCAAGACTATACGAGAAGCT ACATTGATAGCTAAGAAATGGCATTTTGAATATACTACACCAAGGAAAACTCTGTTTTCCCGGAGGAGTGGACTTGAATCAATGATCGAGGGAGATAAAATCAAAGCTCCATTGCAGAAAAAGTACGGCTTCTCGAGGATACTCTGCCAcaagaaagtttctaaaatctCAATGGCTCttttcaaatga
- the LOC104755363 gene encoding uncharacterized protein LOC104755363 has product MLFTNALLSTGVLICSKLYNLLVLLSAVVPSHSGRIFDTGGQNYIRERGESSAGAVQRISLERQMTSVQEQLATVVEFMRQYMPEGNANTFPSAQPTSATGASVTGPTQGNIRENGEENPEPATEPPEMADVHRSHPTNVPDESHEQEEDEDVVLPPFFTQSTYLELFLFSTGLKNCFIFFMFKTLFYFL; this is encoded by the exons ATGTTGTTCACAAATGCTCTCCTTTCAACTGGTGTTCTTATCTGCagtaagttatataatttactGGTGTTGTTATCTGCG GTGGTACCATCTCACAGTGGGAGGATCTTCGATACCGGGGGACAAAACTACATACGTGAGCGAGGGGAGAGCTCAGCTGGTGCAGtgcaaagaatctctcttgaacGCCAAATGACTTCTGTACAAGAGCAGCTGGCCACTGTGGTTGAGTTTATGAGGCAATATATGCCTGAAGGTAACGCAAACACTTTCCCCTCTGCTCAGCCAACTTCTGCAACGGGTGCGTCGGTCACTGGCCCAACTCAAGGCAACATCAGGGAGAACGGTGAAGAAAATCCTGAACCTGCGACTGAACCTCCAGAAATGGCTGATGTCCATCGAAGTCATCCCACTAATGTCCCTGATGAGTCTcatgagcaagaagaagatgaagatgttgttctCCCACCTTTCTTTACTCAATCTACCTATTTagaactctttcttttctctaccggcttaaaaaactgttttattttcttcatgtttaaaactctgttttattttctgtaa
- the LOC104759171 gene encoding uncharacterized protein LOC104759171: MMNLRRTAVCSLHFWKRQMMIATPPPLTRRVMFSTGDGCSRPTGKAEMLRLMTHMYLHQIKMQKEKRGDGFTNPYLAKWAKHLTDEGNNESALEVYEWMANNKMEFSPSVLANAVELLRETRDQAAAEAFFNKIDPGFTSTDPFAKNWPAYRKIKRVHIPNTLTARKRLLVRYFDLGRF; the protein is encoded by the exons ATGATGAACTTGCGCCGTACGGCAGTATGTTCTCTTCATTTCTGGAAGAGACAGATGATGATTGCTACACCACCGCCGTTGACGAGAAGGGTTATGTTTTCGACCGGTGATGGATGTTCCCGTCCTACAGGGAAGGCGGAGATGTTGCGTCTTATGACCCATATGTACTTACATCAAATCAAGATGCAGAAAGAGAAGCGTGGTGATGGATTCACTAATCCGTATCTCGCGAAGTGGGCCAAGCATCTTACCGACGAAGGGAACAATGAATCAGCTCTAGAG GTCTACGAGTGGATGGCGAATAATAAGATGGAGTTTTCTCCGTCCGTGCTTGCAAATGCTGTGGAACTACTTCGTGAGACTAGAGACCAAGCTGCTGCTGAAGCCTTCTTCAACAAAATAGATCCAGGCTTCACCTCCACCGACCCTTTTGCCAAGAATTGGCCTGCTTACAGAAAGATCAAGCGTGTCCATATCCCCAATACGCTCACAGCTCGTAAAAGGCTACTTGTCCGTTACTTTGACCTTGGACGGTTTTAA
- the LOC104755366 gene encoding ribosomal RNA-processing protein 17: MKGDLGDEEPGSLATLPTRGRHIGKRALRNKSLTVSFDEKDLKDFVTGFHKRKKKRRKEAQKQQEEAMRRKRIEARKKRKLEELMVSGQGEDNENGEAEDDEEDAEDEESEPDASASASGTTMYDTGELKVTVTTSEISCEEEEPVRREKTQSTESGSTVRASSKQPVPVRKSKPMKQSRKRSGTKTMKKREKKKQARGIKTSR, translated from the exons ATGAAGGGAGACTTGGGTGATGAGGAGCCGGGTTCACTGGCAACGCTGCCGACAAGAGGTAGGCATATTGGGAAGAGAGCTCTCAGGAACAAAAGCCTCACCGTCTCTTTTGACGAGAAAGATCTCAa GGATTTTGTGACTGGTTTtcacaagaggaagaagaagagaagaaaggaagCTCAGAAGCAGCAGGAGGAAGCTATGAGGCGGAAACGAATCGAGGCTCGTAAGAAG AGGAAATTGGAAGAGCTAATGGTTTCGGGTCAAGGCGAGGATAATGAAAATGGGGaagctgaagatgatgaagaggatgCAGAGGATGAAGAATCAGAGCCTGAtgcttcagcttcagcttctG GCACGACGATGTATGACACAGGCGAGCTGAAAGTAACTGTGACAACAAGCGAGATATCTTGTGAAGAGGAAGAGCCTGTTCGCAGGGAAAAGACCCAATCAACAGAATCGGGTTCCACGGTTAGAGCCTCCTCCAAGCAGCCTGTGCCTGTGAGGAAATCCAAACCCATGAAGCAGAGCAGGAAACGTTCAGGCACCAAAACTATgaagaaaagggagaagaagaaacaagcaaGAGGGATTAAGACTTCGCGTTAG
- the LOC104755367 gene encoding syntaxin-125: MNDLFSNSFKRNQAQLGDVEAGQETMNLDKFFEDVESVKDDMKGIETLYKKLQDSNEECKTVHNAKKVKELRAKMDGDVALVLKRVKLIKQKLEALEKANANSRNVPGCGPGSSTDRTRSSVVSGLGKKLKDLMDSFQGLRARMNAEYKETVERRYFTITGEKADEQTIDNLIASGESENFLQKAIQDQGRGQILDTISEIQERHDAVKEIEKNLLELHQVFMDMAALVEAQGQQLNNIESHVAKASSFVRRGTDQLQDAREYQKSSRKWTCYAIILFIIIFVLLLIPLLPHIMLLLK, translated from the exons atgaacgATTTATTCTCTAATTCATTCAAGAGGAACCAGGCTCAACTGGGGGATGTTGAGGCAGGTCAAGAAACGATGAACCTCGACAAATTCTTCGAGGATGTCGAGAGTGTGAAGGATGACATGAAAGGAATCGAGACTCTTTACAAGAAGCTTCAAGACTCGAACGAAGAGTGCAAGACGGTGCACAATGCCAAGAAGGTGAAGGAGTTACGAGCTAAGATGGATGGAGACGTAGCTTTGGTCCTTAAAAGGGTCAAACTCATTAAGCAGAAGCTCGAAGCCTTAGAGAAAGCTAATGCTAATAGCCGTAATGTCCCTGGTTGTGGGCCTGGTTCGTCAACGGATAGGACTCGATCGTCTGTGGTTAGTGGTCTTGGGAAGAAGCTTAAGGACTTGATGGATAGTTTCCAAGGTCTACGTGCCCGTATGAACGCTGAGTATAAGGAAACTGTAGAACGCAG GTATTTCACAATAACTGGAGAGAAAGCGGATGAGCAAACAATTGATAACTTGATTGCAAGCGGTGAGAGCGAGAATTTTCTCCAAAAAGCGATTCAAGACCAAGGAAGAGGTCAAATCCTAGACACAATATCTGAGATCCAAGAGAGACATGATGCAGTGAAGGAGATAGAAAAGAATCTACTGGAGCTGCACCAAGTTTTCATGGACATGGCGGCTCTAGTGGAAGCTCAAGGGCAACAACTGAACAACATAGAGAGCCATGTTGCAAAAGCGAGCTCGTTTGTGAGAAGAGGGACTGATCAGCTCCAAGACGCAAGGGAATACCAAAAGAGCTCGAGGAAATGGACTTGTTACGCCATCATCctctttatcatcatctttgtgCTCCTTCTCATTCCCCTTCTACCTCACATAATGCTCTTGTTGAAGTGA
- the LOC104755380 gene encoding uncharacterized protein LOC104755380 isoform X2 — protein MREVFSSGINLNVVTPRHYNISDLIDTSDIDPPPTNFMVLSPRKECGRLSDLLKKYGHNPLQPFPFESFESIIMEDSEEETGGSPLWDCLICRGDPPGHIFENLIAHLSHKEHHRHFRHEMATRWMPPDPDDDAAVVHSPANAMLTNYAPPPPHVIDWEVAKVVGETVVFWDINSCPVPPGFDASLVGLCIKRFLRKEGYSGHVTIEAIGVLADVPNDTLEKVYSGGITLHNVPYGPSDTVKLVFERSNRPGPLCNIMVISNAKIFAWESKSQTLRCNLLKPFPIDSLQRFCVADSGQVEEDQCSETGESAFLICSLCNYHSLPFHRFGSFAMHLNSRRHQQKLSELLPISKQLQCLSAPLSEPPEKDLGAVTSVFWDINMCPVPPGCVPRRVGPCIKQFLENKGYSGPLTITAIGVLTDVPNDILEGVYSSGISLNNIASGFFATVDRLICEFTVENPPPANLMVISDAKSFTSDDAFSLESRGYNILQPVPCDSLERFFLAASEALEEEDKCSETSESAFWICSVCDDLRGQGFGSFTTHVTSWSHKRKLLDWLPGNARFLRKECAPNHGDQGKLLYI, from the exons ATGAGAGAAGTCTTTTCCAGTGGAATCAATCTTAACGTCGTCACCCCCC GTCACTACAACATCTCGGACCTAATTGATACCTCCGACATAGATCCACCTCCAactaattttatggttttatctCCTCGGAAAGAATGCGGTCGTTTATCTGACTTACTAAAAAAGTATGGTCACAACCCTCTCCAGCCGTTtccttttgagtcttttgaaAGCATAATTATGGAAG ATTCAGAGGAGGAAACAGGTGGATCTCCCTTGTGGGATTGCTTAATATGCCGCGGTGATCCTCCTGGACATATCTTTGAAAATCTCATCGCTCATCTGTCTCATAAAGAACATCATCGTCATTTTCGTCACGAGATG GCTACAAGATGGATGCCTCCTGATCCGGACGACGACGCTGCCGTG GTGCATTCGCCGGCCAATGCGATGCTGACGAACTATGCACCTCCACCTCCTCATGTGATAGACTGGGAGGTTGCAAAGGTTGTGGGTGAGACAGTggtcttttgggacatcaatTCGTGTCCCGTTCCCCCTGGCTTTGATGCTAGTCTGGTCGGTCTGTGCATCAAACGGTTCTTGAGGAAAGAAGGCTACTCTGGTCATGTCACCATCGAAGCCATTGGCGTTCTAGCAGACGTCCCTAATGACACTCTGGAAAAAGTCTATTCCGGTGGAATCACTCTTCATAACGTCCCCTACG GTCCCTCAGACACTGTGAAGCTCGTTTTTGAGCGTTCCAATAGGCCTGGTCCTCTATGTAACATAATGGTCATATCCAATGCCAAAATCTTTGCTTGGGAGTCTAAGTCTCAAACATTGAGATGCAACCTTCTAAAGCCGTTTCCCATCGATTCTCTTCAGCGCTTTTGTGTGGCAG ACTCAGGGCAAGTTGAGGAGGATCAGTGCAGTGAAACGGGTGAATCTGCCTTCTTGATTTGCTCATTATGCAACTACCATAGTCTTCCCTTCCACAGATTTGGAAGTTTTGCCATGCATCTCAACAGTAGACGCCATCAACAGAAG TTGTCGGAGCTGTTGCCCATAAGTAAGCAACTCCAGTGCTTGAGTGCACCACTAAGTGAGCCTCCTGAGAAAGACCTGGGGGCTGTAACATcggtcttttgggacatcaatATGTGTCCGGTTCCACCAGGCTGTGTTCCTCGTCGCGTAGGTCCGTGTATTAAACAGTTTTTGGAGAATAAAGGCTACTCTGGTCCTCTCACCATCACTGCCATTGGCGTACTAACAGACGTCCCTAATGAC ATTCTGGAAGGAGTCTATTCCAGTGGAATCTCTCTTAATAACATCGCCTCTG GGTTTTTTGCCACTGTTGATCGTCTAATTTGTGAGTTTACTGTTGAGAATCCACCTCCAGCTAATCTAATGGTCATATCCGACGCAAAATCCTTCACTTCTGATGATGCATTCTCGCTAGAATCGAGGGGATACAACATTCTTCAGCCGGTTCCATGTGATTCTCTTGAAAGATTTTTCTTGGCAG cTTCAGAGGCACTTGAGGAGGAGGATAAGTGCAGTGAAACCAGTGAATCTGCCTTCTGGATTTGCTCGGTATGCGACGATCTTCGTGGCCAAGGGTTTGGAAGTTTTACCACTCATGTTACTAGTTGGTCACACAAGCGGAAG CTGTTGGATTGGTTGCCTGGGAATGCTCGGTTTCTTCGTAAGGAGTGTGCTCCCAACCATGGTGACCAAGGCAAGTTATTATATATCTGA
- the LOC104755380 gene encoding uncharacterized protein LOC104755380 isoform X1: protein MREVFSSGINLNVVTPRHYNISDLIDTSDIDPPPTNFMVLSPRKECGRLSDLLKKYGHNPLQPFPFESFESIIMEDSEEETGGSPLWDCLICRGDPPGHIFENLIAHLSHKEHHRHFRHEMATRWMPPDPDDDAAVVHSPANAMLTNYAPPPPHVIDWEVAKVVGETVVFWDINSCPVPPGFDASLVGLCIKRFLRKEGYSGHVTIEAIGVLADVPNDTLEKVYSGGITLHNVPYGPSDTVKLVFERSNRPGPLCNIMVISNAKIFAWESKSQTLRCNLLKPFPIDSLQRFCVADSGQVEEDQCSETGESAFLICSLCNYHSLPFHRFGSFAMHLNSRRHQQKLSELLPISKQLQCLSAPLSEPPEKDLGAVTSVFWDINMCPVPPGCVPRRVGPCIKQFLENKGYSGPLTITAIGVLTDVPNDILEGVYSSGISLNNIASVSETGFFATVDRLICEFTVENPPPANLMVISDAKSFTSDDAFSLESRGYNILQPVPCDSLERFFLAASEALEEEDKCSETSESAFWICSVCDDLRGQGFGSFTTHVTSWSHKRKLLDWLPGNARFLRKECAPNHGDQGKLLYI from the exons ATGAGAGAAGTCTTTTCCAGTGGAATCAATCTTAACGTCGTCACCCCCC GTCACTACAACATCTCGGACCTAATTGATACCTCCGACATAGATCCACCTCCAactaattttatggttttatctCCTCGGAAAGAATGCGGTCGTTTATCTGACTTACTAAAAAAGTATGGTCACAACCCTCTCCAGCCGTTtccttttgagtcttttgaaAGCATAATTATGGAAG ATTCAGAGGAGGAAACAGGTGGATCTCCCTTGTGGGATTGCTTAATATGCCGCGGTGATCCTCCTGGACATATCTTTGAAAATCTCATCGCTCATCTGTCTCATAAAGAACATCATCGTCATTTTCGTCACGAGATG GCTACAAGATGGATGCCTCCTGATCCGGACGACGACGCTGCCGTG GTGCATTCGCCGGCCAATGCGATGCTGACGAACTATGCACCTCCACCTCCTCATGTGATAGACTGGGAGGTTGCAAAGGTTGTGGGTGAGACAGTggtcttttgggacatcaatTCGTGTCCCGTTCCCCCTGGCTTTGATGCTAGTCTGGTCGGTCTGTGCATCAAACGGTTCTTGAGGAAAGAAGGCTACTCTGGTCATGTCACCATCGAAGCCATTGGCGTTCTAGCAGACGTCCCTAATGACACTCTGGAAAAAGTCTATTCCGGTGGAATCACTCTTCATAACGTCCCCTACG GTCCCTCAGACACTGTGAAGCTCGTTTTTGAGCGTTCCAATAGGCCTGGTCCTCTATGTAACATAATGGTCATATCCAATGCCAAAATCTTTGCTTGGGAGTCTAAGTCTCAAACATTGAGATGCAACCTTCTAAAGCCGTTTCCCATCGATTCTCTTCAGCGCTTTTGTGTGGCAG ACTCAGGGCAAGTTGAGGAGGATCAGTGCAGTGAAACGGGTGAATCTGCCTTCTTGATTTGCTCATTATGCAACTACCATAGTCTTCCCTTCCACAGATTTGGAAGTTTTGCCATGCATCTCAACAGTAGACGCCATCAACAGAAG TTGTCGGAGCTGTTGCCCATAAGTAAGCAACTCCAGTGCTTGAGTGCACCACTAAGTGAGCCTCCTGAGAAAGACCTGGGGGCTGTAACATcggtcttttgggacatcaatATGTGTCCGGTTCCACCAGGCTGTGTTCCTCGTCGCGTAGGTCCGTGTATTAAACAGTTTTTGGAGAATAAAGGCTACTCTGGTCCTCTCACCATCACTGCCATTGGCGTACTAACAGACGTCCCTAATGAC ATTCTGGAAGGAGTCTATTCCAGTGGAATCTCTCTTAATAACATCGCCTCTG TTTCTGAAACAGGGTTTTTTGCCACTGTTGATCGTCTAATTTGTGAGTTTACTGTTGAGAATCCACCTCCAGCTAATCTAATGGTCATATCCGACGCAAAATCCTTCACTTCTGATGATGCATTCTCGCTAGAATCGAGGGGATACAACATTCTTCAGCCGGTTCCATGTGATTCTCTTGAAAGATTTTTCTTGGCAG cTTCAGAGGCACTTGAGGAGGAGGATAAGTGCAGTGAAACCAGTGAATCTGCCTTCTGGATTTGCTCGGTATGCGACGATCTTCGTGGCCAAGGGTTTGGAAGTTTTACCACTCATGTTACTAGTTGGTCACACAAGCGGAAG CTGTTGGATTGGTTGCCTGGGAATGCTCGGTTTCTTCGTAAGGAGTGTGCTCCCAACCATGGTGACCAAGGCAAGTTATTATATATCTGA
- the LOC104759169 gene encoding uncharacterized protein LOC104759169 yields MQSDLDFMSRKLERHVKSLSLVYSAEILSRGFAIVVSKPSGKACRDDMRFYIRDLLTRMKIGDLEMKKQALIRLNESMGEDDRYVKIVVEPVLIRSCVVGPLVRVLENGNVVGRVASARCLMNLTDNSENVWSVSAYGGVAALLKICSCGEFGGELIASSCGVLRNLVGVEEIKRYMIEEDMVSTFVKLIGSKDEVVQVNSIDLLSRMCSSDEQSREILVREGGIQELVLVSDPNSFSSSKSKEMALRAIHNLCFGSVSYLNALLSGSRFLDHLLYLLRNGEICVQESALKVTSRLCSLPTEVKRLV; encoded by the exons ATGCAGAGCGATTTGGATTTCATGTCTAGGAAACTCGAACGACATGTAAAGAGTCTTTCTTTAGTTTACTCTGCTGAGATTCTCAGCCGTGGGTTCGCGATCGTTGTTTCGAAGCCTAGTGGTAAAGCTTGTAGAGACGATATGAGGTTTTACATTAGGGATTTGTTAACAAGGATGAAGATTGGGGatttggagatgaagaagcaagCTTTGATTAGGTTGAATGAATCTATGGGAGAAGATGATAGGTATGTGAAGATCGTTGTTGAG CCTGTTTTGATTCGATCTTGTGTGGTTGGTCCTCTGGTTAGGGTTCTTGAAAACGGTAACGTTGTTGGTAGAGTAGCGTCTGCGAGGTGTTTGATGAACTTAACCGACAATTCAGAGAATGTTTGGTCTGTTTCTGCTTATGGAGGAGTGGCTGCTCTGTTAAAGATTTGTTCTTGCGGTGAGTTTGGTGGCGAGTTGATTGCTAGCTCGTGTGGAGTGTTGAGGAATCTAGTTGGCGTTGAAGAAATCAAGAGGTATATGATTGAAGAAGACATGGTTTCTACTTTTGTTAAGCTTATAGGATCCAAAGATGAGGTTGTTCAGGTAAATTCTATTGATCTTTTGTCAAGGATGTGTTCTAGTGATGAACAGAGCCGTGAGATCTTGGTTAGAGAAGGAGGTATCCAAGAGCTTGTGCTTGTATCAGATCCCAATTCGTTTTCATCTtcgaaatctaaagaaatggcATTGAGGGCTATTCATAACTTGTGTTTTGGATCAGTGAGTTACTTGAATGCATTGTTGAGTGGTAGCCGTTTCTTAGATCATTTGCTCTACTTGCTGAGAAATGGGGAGATTTGTGTTCAAGAATCCGCGttgaaggttacatcaaggctTTGTAGTTTGCCGACGGAGGTTAAGAGGCTCGTGTAG
- the LOC104755361 gene encoding transmembrane protein 184 homolog DDB_G0279555-like yields the protein MDLSTLSPAEITVMGAMFCVLLSMHFTMQLISQHLFYWKNPKEQRAIIIIILMAPVYSINSFVGLLDAKGSKPFFMFLDAVKDCYEALVIATFLALMYSYVKISMTAQIIPDEYKGREIHHSFPMTLFAPRTTHLDYRTLKQLKQWTWQFCIIRPVCSFLMITLQILGIYPAWLSLIFTVVLNVSVSLALYSLVKFYHVFVKELEPHKPLTKFMCVQGIVFFCFWQGIVLEILVKMGVIKSYHFWLEVEQIEEAMQNVLVCLEMIVFSVIQQYAFHVAPYSGETEAKMRMNNRD from the exons ATGGATCTATCTACTCTATCACCTGCGGAGATCACTGTGATGGGAGCCATGTTCTGTGTTTTGCTCTCGATGCACTTCACCATGCAGCTCATATCCCAGCATTTGTTTTACTGGAAGAACCCTAAAGAACAGAGAgccattattattatcatactTATGGCTCCTGTTTATTCCATCAActcttttgttggtttgttaGATGCTAAGGGAAGCAAACCCTTCTTCATGTTTCTAGACGCTGTTAAGGATTGCTATGAGGCACTT GTCATTGCTACATTCTTGGCTTTGATGTATAGTTACGTAAAGATATCGATGACCGCACAGATTATCCCTGATGAATACAAAGGGAGAGAGATCCACCATTCTTTTCCAATGACTCTTTTCGCTCCCCGCACGACGCATCTGGATTACCGCACACTGAAACAGCTCAAGCAATGGACATGGCAGTTTTGTATTATCCGCCCTGTGTGTTCCTTCTTAATGATAACACTACAGATCCTCGGGATTTATCCAGCGTGGTTGAGCTTGATTTTCACCGTCGTTCTGAATGTTTCGGTTTCCCTGGCATTGTATTCCTTAGTGAAATTCTACCATGTTTTTGTCAAAGAGTTAGAGCCTCATAAGCCACTTACGAAGTTCATGTGCGTCCAAGGGATagtcttcttctgcttctggcAG GGAATAGTGCTGGAGATATTAGTGAAAATGGGAGTAATAAAGTCGTATCATTTCTGGCTGGAGGTGGAGCAGATTGAGGAAGCTATGCAAAACGTGCTTGTGTGTCTTGAGATGATCGTCTTCTCCGTCATACAACAGTATGCATTCCACGTTGCTCCTTACAGTGGAGAAACCGAAGCTAAGATGCGAATGAACAATAGGGATTGA
- the LOC104755365 gene encoding uncharacterized protein LOC104755365, translating to MGLALIHKSENKKKKKKKVSSMISIKAALISTGIAAMSLFLKYSVPIAVDFSVSRFPILWSSFLSWLKPPYIFVASNVIITIIIAFSKFHQSIEEDQEEEGHQDGEILHCDEYESHQVDTKDVNLDADIDFAVRVPPPILVAEVERSEAVYEEKDEEINGGDELKSEVNQVLPKIEESENLTPVEKPLVSGSSGYRKPVKAISKGGNKKKKALGVVKPKRHETSSENTWKMVTEVGKSTSLTTRFRRSDTLGNGVGGDVKRPVLRKAETFRDVTNHRQSSSMQPVKMKMKKEVSPSRDELNRRVEAFIKKCKEERFESFRLEKEFVA from the exons ATGGGTTTGGCTTTG ATCCACAAAtcggaaaataagaaaaaaaaaaaaaaaaaggtgtcgTCGATGATATCGATCAAGGCGGCATTAATCTCAACCGGAATCGCCGCAATGTCTCTGTTTCTGAAGTACTCTGTTCCAATCGCAGTGGATTTCTCCGTATCGAGATTCCCGATCCTTTGGAGTTCGTTTCTCTCGTGGCTGAAACCGCCGTACATCTTCGTCGCGTCCAACGTCATAATCACCATCATCATAGCTTTCTCCAAGTTTCACCAGAGCATCGAAGAAGACCAGGAGGAAGAAGGTCATCAAGACGGCGAGATTTTACACTGTGACGAATACGAGTCTCATCAGGTTGACACGAAGGATGTGAATCTGGACGCCGATATCGATTTTGCGGTGAGAGTTCCACCGCCGATCCTCGTGGCGGAGGTGGAGAGATCGGAGGCTGTGTACGAAGAGAAAGATGAGGAGATCAACGGTGGAGATGAGTTGAAATCGGAGGTGAATCAAGTGCTGCCTAAGATTGAAGAATCGGAGAATCTCACTCCGGTTGAGAAACCTCTGGTTTCGGGTAGTTCCGGTTACCGGAAACCGGTTAAAGCGATCTCGAAAG GCggtaataaaaagaagaaggcgTTGGGAGTGGTGAAACCGAAGCGGCACGAGACGAGTAGTGAGAACACGTGGAAGATGGTAACGGAGGTGGGTAAGTCAACGTCGTTGACCACTCGTTTCCGGAGATCCGACACGTTAGGGAACGGAGTCGGCGGCGATGTGAAACGACCTGTCTTGAGGAAAGCGGAGACGTTTAGGGATGTGACTAATCATCGACAGTCGTCGTCTATGCAGCcggtgaagatgaagatgaagaaggaggtgTCGCCGAGCAGAGATGAGCTGAATCGAAGAGTTGAGGCTTTTATAAAGAAGTGTAAGGAAGAGAGGTTCGAGTCTTTCAGATTGGAGAAAGAGTTTGTGGCTTAA
- the LOC104755362 gene encoding uncharacterized protein LOC104755362, which produces MASWMKAVLISTGFLATAMHLKVIVPVAVDFSQAPILLSSFLTWLKPPYLYVITNVIIVVIFVSSKFFRSSTVSSSKDYEVSYSGDNKFQTDHHHHQQQQNVQYRAPLRRRTETKDSDFSFVAKVAALIVVKEPEVVYEEKTERVVEAAATVEEEKRCLVVVTKSEISQPQVFEKPLVTARIGQRKPVVKTTPAERNSVRALRVAKPKRNETLENTWKMIMEGKSALPLTSYYKRPDTFGLDEETTKQSSVLKKSETFSDRTNFYQSMPAMLPPPPPVKLVKKVKVSRSRDELNRRVEAFIKKCNDERFASMRLDDEVDRRGLSY; this is translated from the exons ATGGCGTCGTGGATGAAGGCGGTGCTAATCTCTACTGGTTTCTTGGCCACGGCTATGCATCTAAAAGTAATCGTTCCCGTGGCTGTAGATTTCTCACAAGCTCCGATCCTTTTGAGCTCTTTCCTCACGTGGCTTAAACCACCGTATCTCTACGTCATCACCAACGTCATCATCGTCgttatctttgtttcttcaaagttTTTTAGAAGTAGTACCGTCTCATCCAGCAAAGACTACGAGGTTTCTTACAGTGGCGACAATAAGTTTCAgactgatcatcatcatcatcagcagcagcagaacGTCCAATATCGCGCTCCTCTACGACGGCGGACGGAGACGAAAGATTCAGATTTCAGTTTCGTCGCTAAAGTCGCGGCGTTGATCGTCGTTAAGGAGCCGGAGGTTGTGTATGAAGAGAAGACCGAGAGGGTAGTAGAAGCTGCTGCAACggtagaggaagagaagaggtgTTTAGTGGTGGTTACCAAATCGGAAATATCACAACCTCAGGTGTTTGAGAAGCCTCTTGTTACGGCTAGGATCGGCCAACGCAAACCGGTGGTTAAGACCACACCAGCAG AGAGGAACTCAGTGAGAGCGTTAAGAGTGGCGAAACCGAAGAGGAACGAGACGTTAGAGAACACGTGGAAGATGATTATGGAAGGGAAGTCAGCGCTTCCGTTGACTAGTTACTACAAGAGACCTGACACGTTCGGACTTGACGAAGAGACAACAAAACAGTCTAGTGTTTTGAAGAAATCGGAGACGTTTAGTGACAGGACTAACTTCTACCAGTCTATGCCGGCGATGCTGCCGCCTCCTCCGCCGGTGAagttggtgaagaaggtgaaagtGTCACGGAGTCGGGATGAGCTGAACAGGAGAGTAGAAGCGTTTATAAAGAAGTGTAACGACGAGAGGTTCGCGTCGATGAGACTGGACGATGAAGTGGATCGTCGTGGTCTTTCGtattaa